One stretch of Suricata suricatta isolate VVHF042 chromosome 13, meerkat_22Aug2017_6uvM2_HiC, whole genome shotgun sequence DNA includes these proteins:
- the LOC115275990 gene encoding putative serine protease 47 — protein sequence MGEEGLADGGRGWLVALLWPLLLLPTGVQGSWPAASSSAAPAAVAAATEEPGWRLAPGAACGRPKVMGKIYGGQDVPAGHWPWQASLLYHRSHICGAVLIDSLWLLSTAHCFLNKSAAPAHYRVVLGSTELYQRCPHAQEAPLSRIVVHPDFEKHHPFGSDIAMLQLRARVHFTTRVAPACLPGPGVQLSGDLACWISGWGMLSEDRLPPRIWALLVPLGHRGSWGAGAEGGVHVLMDADLRLSSGSIGSTLECISKATHGDSGGPLVCDLGAWVLVGLASWGLDCRHPIYPSVFTRVGYFTDWIDKIQRLTPPPDPTTAPQTLFPDQPRQAAGSSKHSTVLVSPQTWFLLLLVLRDLQQALW from the exons ATGGGCGAGGAGGGGCTGGCCGACGGTGGGCGAGGCTGGCTGGTGGCCCTGCTCtggccgctgctgctgctgcccactGGAGTGCAAGGGTCCTGGCCTGCGGCATCCAGCTCCGCTGCCCCAGCTGCAGTGGCGGCGGCGACCGAGGAGCCGGGGTGGCGGTTGGCGCCCGGAGCAG CCTGCGGGAGGCCCAAGGTGATGGGGAAGATCTATGGGGGCCAGGACGTGCCGGCTGGCCACTGGCCTTGGCAGGCCAGCCTGCTGTACCACCGCTCACACATCTGTGGGGCTGTCCTCATCGACTCCCTCTGGCTGCTTTCTACTGCCCACTGCTTTCTCAA CAAATCCGCAGCCCCGGCGCACTACCGCGTGGTGCTGGGAAGCACCGAGCTGTACCAGCGCTGCCCGCACGCCCAGGAGGCGCCCCTGAGCCGGATCGTCGTGCACCCGGACTTTGAGAAGCATCACCCCTTCGGGAGCGACATAGCCATGCTGCAgctgcgcgcgcgcgtgcacttCACGACCCGCGTGGCCCCCGCCTGTCTCCCCGGCCCCGGCGTGCAGCTGTCCGGCGACTTGGCCTGCTGGATCTCGGGCTGGGGGATGCTCAGCGAGGACC GGCTGCCTCCTCGAATCTGGGCTCTGCTGGTTCCTCTGGGCCACCGGGGCtcctggggagcaggggcagagggtggAGTCCACGTGCTGATGGATGCAGATCTGCGACTGTCCTCGGGGTCCATCGGGAGCACCCTGGAGTGCATTTCCAAGGCCACCCAT GGCGATTCCGGGGGGCCCCTCGTCTGCGACCTCGGTGCCTGGGTTCTGGTGGGGCTGGCCAGCTGGGGCTTGGACTGCCGGCACCCCATCTACCCCAGCGTCTTCACCAGGGTCGGCTACTTCACCGACTGGATTGACAAGATCCAGAGGCTCACCCCTCCCCCGGATCCCACAACTGCACCTCAGACCCTGTTTCCAGATCAGCCTCGGCAGGCTGCTGGCTCGTCCAAGCACAGCACAGTGCTTGTGTCTCCCCAGACCTGGTTCCTGCTGCTTTTGGTGCTCAGGGACCTGCAGCAGGCCCTGTGGTGA